CAGTTCCGATATGGGGATATGGCAATTGATAAAGTGATTGTCGCCCCCTGGCCCGTTCTGAGTCGGAGGCGGCGTTGTGTCGCAGATATCCCCGATCTTTCTCGGGCATCTTCCTGCGAAGAAACACCCTGTGAACGCCCCGCGTAGCGTAGGCACTGATCCTTCGAGCCTGATGTGGGTCGGCTCGGCGTCAGGGTCGGGTACTGGCGCCGCCGAAAGCAGCGCCTCGGTGTAGGGGTGCGATGGCACGCTCAGCACGGCCTGTGACGGACCATACTCGGCTACGTGACCCGCGTACAGCACAAGAATGTCATCTGAGATGTACCGCACCACGCCGAGATCGTGGGTGATGAATACGTACGAGTTGCCCGTCTCGCGCTGGTGGTCCTCCAGCAGGTTGAGCACCTGTGCCTGGACCGATACGTCCAGCGCCGACACGGCTTCGTCTGCGACGACCAGGTCTGGGTTCGCCGCGAACGCGCTCGCCAGCGCCACCCGCTGTTGCTGACCGCCGCTAAGCTCCGTCGGCTGGCGGTCCAGGAACGTCGGATCGAGACCGACGGCCTCCATCAGCTCTTCTGCACGCTGGGTGCTCTCCTGTTTGTTCACTCCGGCAAACTTTCGCAGCGCCCTGACTATGGCGTGCCCGACTGGTAGCTTCGGATTGAGCGACGCCGTCGGGTTCTGGAAAACCATGCGCATCGCGGAGCGCTGGTCCTCGGTGCGATCATGCACGTTACCTTCGAGGTCCTCGCCGTGCAGTTCGAGCGAACCTCGGTCTTTCGGCTCAAGTCCAACAATAGCCCTGGCGGCCGTGCTCTTTCCTGAGCCGCTTTCGCCGACGATTCCGATTGTCCTGCCGCTGCCCACCTTCATGTCAACGTCCACCAGGGCACGGACGGGCCTGGCGACCGGAGGGCCAAACAGTATGTACTTCTTGCGCCCGCCGCCGTAGAACTTGCGAAGTCCCTCGATGTTGAGCACCGGCCCCCGATCCTGCTCCTGCGTCTTCTCCACACGCGCCAGCGCCTCTCCCCACAGGCTCGCGGTGACGTCCCCTGGGAAGAAACACCTGGACAGGTGATCTCCTGAGCCTGTCGAAGGGTGACCATTAGCGCTGGTATCCACCAGCGGAGGAGACTGCGTCGTGCAGCTCTCCTGGGCGAGCGGACACCGCGGCGCGAACAGGCACTCTTCGGATTGCTCAGTCTGCGCGTCGAACACGGTTCCGGGGATGCTGCTGAGCTGGCGTTCGATTCCGTCGTCGCCCGGAGGCTGTGGTACGCACGAGAGCAGCCCGGCAGTGTAGGGGTGACTCGGGTTCTTGAACAGCTCCCGCACCGGCGCCTGCTCGACGATCTCGCCGGCATACATAACGGCGACCCGGTCGGCGACCCGCGCGATCACTCCAAGGTTGTGGCTGACGAACAGGATGCCCGCGTTGACACGGTCCTTCAGCTCGACGATCAGGTCCAGGATGGTGGCCTCGGTGGTCACATCGAGTCCGGTCGTCGGCTCGTCCATTATCAGCAGATGTGGGTCGCAGGCCAGCGCCATGGCGATGACAACTCGCTGTTGCTGTCCGCCGCTGAGCTCGTGCGGGTAGCGCCTGCCGATACGGTCCGGGTCGGCAAGGCCGACGCTCTCGAACAGCTCCACGCTCCTGGCCCATGCGGCGTCGGAGTCGATATCCAGGTGCCGCAGCAGCACCTCTTCGACCTGCGGGCCGACCCGCATCGACGGGTTGAGCGAGGTAACGGGGTCCTGGTACACCATAGCGATGCGGTTGCCCCGCAGCTCCATGAGCTCCGACGTCGACAGCGTCGTGATGTCGACACCCTCGAATCGCACGGCCCCTTCGACCTCGGCCGTCCCTGGCAGGTAGCCCATCATCGCGAATGCCACGGTCGACTT
This region of Dehalococcoidia bacterium genomic DNA includes:
- a CDS encoding ABC transporter ATP-binding protein, translated to MTQALQQDAPLMQVEDLAVTFYSPNGTFRAVRDASLEIARGEVVGLVGESGCGKSTVAFAMMGYLPGTAEVEGAVRFEGVDITTLSTSELMELRGNRIAMVYQDPVTSLNPSMRVGPQVEEVLLRHLDIDSDAAWARSVELFESVGLADPDRIGRRYPHELSGGQQQRVVIAMALACDPHLLIMDEPTTGLDVTTEATILDLIVELKDRVNAGILFVSHNLGVIARVADRVAVMYAGEIVEQAPVRELFKNPSHPYTAGLLSCVPQPPGDDGIERQLSSIPGTVFDAQTEQSEECLFAPRCPLAQESCTTQSPPLVDTSANGHPSTGSGDHLSRCFFPGDVTASLWGEALARVEKTQEQDRGPVLNIEGLRKFYGGGRKKYILFGPPVARPVRALVDVDMKVGSGRTIGIVGESGSGKSTAARAIVGLEPKDRGSLELHGEDLEGNVHDRTEDQRSAMRMVFQNPTASLNPKLPVGHAIVRALRKFAGVNKQESTQRAEELMEAVGLDPTFLDRQPTELSGGQQQRVALASAFAANPDLVVADEAVSALDVSVQAQVLNLLEDHQRETGNSYVFITHDLGVVRYISDDILVLYAGHVAEYGPSQAVLSVPSHPYTEALLSAAPVPDPDAEPTHIRLEGSVPTLRGAFTGCFFAGRCPRKIGDICDTTPPPTQNGPGGDNHFINCHIPISELESLQKEASGARAIAG